CGTGGCCACATCGGTTATGGGGTTCGAGTACCGCGATTACAAAGTCAACATTCTGGATACGCCGGGTCACCAGGATTTCCAGGAAGATACTTTCCGGACACTGACCGCCGTCGACAGCGTAATTATCGTGATTGACGCCGCCAAAGGGGTGGAACCTCAAACGGAAAAACTGATGAATGTTTGCCGTATGCGCAAAACGCCGGTCATGGTGTTCATCAACAAACTCGACCGTCCGTCGCGCGATACCTTTAGCTTGCTTGACGAGATTGAGGAACAGCTGAAATTGAAAACCCGTCCTTTGAGTTGGCCAATCAACAGTGGTGCCGATTTTAAAGGAGTATATAATATTTACAAGAGAAGTCTGAATCTTTTTGATGCCGATGTTCAGGAAATTCAACCGGCCATCAAGTTCGAAGATGTGAATGATCCGACACTGGAAAACCACATTGGAAACGACGCCATTGAATTGCGTGAAGAGCTGGAACTGGTTGAAGGCGTTTACCCGGAATTCGATCGCGAAGCCTACCTGGCAGGCGAACTAGCTCCTGTTTTCTTCGGGTCAGCCTTGTACAACTTCGGGGTTCAGGAGTTGCTGGATGCTTTCGTGGAGATTGCACCAAGCCCGAAACCAAGCTTCTCAGAAGAGCGTGAAATCAACCCGGAGGAAGAAGGCTTGACCGGATTTGTCTTTAAGATCCACGCCAACATCGACCCGAACCACCGCAGCCGGATTGCCTTTGTGAAAATTTGCTCGGGCCGTTTCGAGCGGAACGCCGTTTACAAACACATTCGTACCGGCAAAAACATGCGGATTTCGAGCCCAACCGCTTTCATGGCTTCTCAAAAAGAAGTGATTGACGAAGCATTCCCGGGCGATATCATCGGGGTGCCTGATACCGGCAACCTGATTATTGGCGACACCATTACTTCGGGCGAGGACGTGCATTTCAAAGGCTTGCCAAGTTTCAGCCCCGAAATGTTCCGCTACATCGAGAATGCCGACCCGATGAAATCGAAGCAGTTGGCAAAAGGAGTTGACCAGTTGATGGAAGAAGGTGTTGCCCAGTTGTTCACCAGCCAGTTCAACGGCCGTAAAATTATCGGAACGGTTGGACAGCTTCAGTTCGAAGTAATCCAATACCGCTTGGAGCACGAATACGGCGCAAAATGTCGCTTCGAAACACTACCGATGCACAAAGCCTGCTGGATTGAGTGTGACGACCAAAAAATGCTGACTGAATTCAAAAAACGGAAACACCAGAAAATGGCCGTTGACAAACGTGGCCGTGACGTGTTTATGGCCGACTCGGGCTTCATCCTGCAAATGGCTCAGGACGAATTCAAGGATATCAAGTTCCATTTCACCAGCGAATTTTAGGTAGACAAAAACGACACTATATTGAGGGTTTCACTTCCGGGTGAAGCCCTCAATTGTTTTTAGCAAGCAAGCCACGAGTCACAGTTCCGTATCAGCAGGGGTAGGACATTAAAAAAGTAAGTTCGAGCCTTTCTAACCCGGGTTGGCAAGGCAAAAAAACAGGTTCGAGACTCTCCAACCCGGGTTGGGAACTCAAAAAAGTAGGTTAGCAACCTTCTAACCTTGGTTAGAGACTTTAAAAAGTAGGTTGGCGAGGCAAAAAAACGGGTTAGAACCTCCGTACCCCGGGTTAGCACGTTAATAAAGTGGGGTAGCAAGGCCGTACCCCAGGTTAGCGCCTTAAAAAAGCAGGTTAGAAGCTCTGTACTCACCTGCCCCTCGTTTGAGCGCTAGCGGTAACGAGGGGCTAGCTGTATTGAGTTTGTAACTCACTTTACATGGTGGTTCGAACATGCACAAATCCTTTTTCCCCTGCATAGTCTCTGGCCGAACTATAAAGATACTCTTCTGCTCGGTAAACGATCATTGCCCTGACCGGATTTTCGTGTGTATAATTAATCCGTTGGTCAATCAAATTTGAATTATCCAACAAAATAGCGTGGTTAGTTTCCTGCCAAAATTTGTATGTTTTCACCCGGTTATCAAACTTGCCCGCATACCGGAAACGGTAAAGCATCCACTCTTTTCTGCTTTCCGTTTCTTTCTCTATCATCTTCAAAATGCTTTTGGCTGTAAACTTTTTAAAATCCCGGATGATATCACTTATTCTGAAACCTTCCTTTGCCCGACAAACCAAATGAACGTGATTTGACATCAGACACCAGGCATATACCTCCAAACCTTTATTTTCGATGCAGTAATTAAACGAATCGGCTATGACAACTTTATATTCCTTTCGCGTAAACACATCGATCCAATCTTCAACTGTGAATGTTAAAAAGTAAACGGCATTTTGATCGGTGATAAAATAGTTATCGGCAGACATTTTTAGCAACAATATATGGCAAAATACTCAGCAGTACAACATATCTGCTAACGGGCGTTACAAACGCCCAGTAGCAAACCCCTCGTCACCGCTAAAGCTAAGACGAGGGGTAGTGGTGCCCTCAAATGCTTTCTCATTAACAAACTCACAACCAAGGCCAAAGCATTTCTATCATCCAAATATAACACGCGCTTTTTGTTTAATTGAATAGAATTGCTTTATATTCGCAAAAAATTCAGCGCTGACCAAATGACTGACTTTTATCATAGCGACCTGTTTTCGTACCTGGTTTTGCCCGTCCTGATTGTGCTGGCACGCATCAGCGATGTAACTGTAGGAACCCTCCGAATCGTGATGGTTTCCAAAGGTCAGAAACGGATCGCTCCCCTACTCGGATTCTTCGAGGTCATCATCTGGCTGGTGACCATGAGTAAAATCATTCAGAACATCGACAACTGGGTGGCTTATGTTGCCTACGGTGCTGGTTTCGCTGCAGGCAATTACATCGGGTTGATTCTGGAAGAAAAACTAGCGGTTGGTATCGTTCACCTTCAAATTATAACCCGCACCAACGCCGACAACCTGATTGCCAAACTTAAGGCCAAAGGTTACGGAATAACCTACCACGATGCTTACGGAGCGAATGAAAAGGTGGCTGTTATCTATTCCATTATCAAGCGGGTTGACATTGCCGAGGTAATTGAAACCATTCGTACCTACAACCCGAATGCTTTCTACTCCATCCAGGAAGTTAAGTTTGTGAACAAGGGCGTTGAGTCGACCGTCCGATCGATGGAAGGCTGGCGAAAAAGCAAATAAAGGCCCTTCAAAAGCCTCCTCATTTCCTATCAATTCTACTCCGGAACAAATCCAAAAAACGCTTTTCCCGTATCCTCAAAAAACTGAACTTATGATTTCGTATTAATGGCGAATTTTCAGAAATAAAAACTTAAAAAAATTGTTAGCATCATTTCAAATTCGTCAAAAAATCAATCACGAATGACCATTTCTTCAATAATATTGTGATCTTTGTCATGCTTTAAAAAATCGAATTATTATTAGGCACTTTTCTAAATTATACACACATGTTTAAGATTCAAACCTTAAATAAGATTGACCCAAAAGGGTTGCAAAATTTTCCGCTGGATCAATACGAAATTGCCAGCGAGTTTTCGAATCCTGACGCAATTGTTGTGCGCAGTCAGGCAATGCACGACATGGAGCTTGCAAAGTCGCTGAAAGCGATTGCCCGTGCCGGAGCTGGGGTAAACAACATTCCAATCGAAAAATGCACAGAAAACGGTATCGTCGTTTTCAATACACCGGGAGCAAACGCTCACGCAGTAAAAGAATTAGTAATTGCGGGAATGCTTTTATCGGCACGCGGTATTGCACCGGGTATCGAATGGGCAAAAACCCTGATTGGCAAAGGCGACGAAGTTCCTGCATTGGTTGAAGCCGGCAAGAAAAACTTCGGTGGAAACGAAATCCGTGGCAAACGTTTGGCTGTTATCGGTCTGGGTGCTATCGGTGTTTTGATCGCTAACGCTGCACAGGCATTGGGCATGGAAGTTTTGGGTTACGACCCTTACCTTTCGGTAAAACAAGCTTTGCGTTTGAGCCGTAATGTGAAACGTGCTGAAGGCATCGAAGTGTTGTTGGCCAGCGCTGACTACGTAACGATCAACATTCCGCAAACAGCAGAAACAAAAGGCTACATCAACAAGGACAAAATCAAGATGATGAAAAACGGTGTTCGCATCCTGAACTTTGCCCGTGGTGGTCTGGTAAACACTGCTGATATGGCTGCTGCTTTGGAATCAGGAAAAGTAGGTTGCTACGTAACTGACTTCCCGGACGAAGCTACCTTGAAAATGAAAAATGTGATCCCAATTCCTCACCTGGGAGCATCAACTGAAGAATCGGAAACCAACTGTGCCATCATGGCTGTTGACCAGGTTCGCGACTACCTTGAAAACGGTAACATTGTGAACTCAGTAAACTTCCCTGAAGCAACAATGGACCGCACAGGTTCTCCTCGTTTGGTGATTGCCAACAAAAACATCCCGACAATGGTAAGCCAAATCTCAAGCCTGCTGGCTTCTGAAGGTTTGAACATTGCCAACATGTTGAATAAAAACAGAGCAGACATTGCTTACAACATTATCGACCTTGACGGCTCATGCCCTGGTGCTGACTTAGCAGACAAGCTGAAAAGCATCGAAGGAATCATCATGGTTCGCATCCTGCCATAATGTTGACTCGATAAATCTTATTCGGATACCGGTATCTTAAGCAATCACGCGAAAAGTACCGGTATCTTTTTTTTAAGACTTCTTTATCCGGGAATTATTTTAAATTTGCATTTATCGTCAAAAATCATAGATCAAATTTCTGGCAAAAAAATTAATTAAATCATGAGTAACAAGTTGATTGAAAGAGCTGCTGATAACGTACGTATTTTGTCTGCAGCTATGGTTGAGAAAGCGAAATCCGGCCACCCGGGTGGTGCCATGGGCGGTGCTGATTTTGTAAGTGTTTTATTTTCTGAATTTTTGAATTATGACCCGAGCGATATGACTTGGGCCAACCGTGACCGTTTCTTCCTGGATCCGGGACACATGTCTCCGATGTTGTACTCTATCCTGTCGTTGACCGGAACTTACAGCATGGACGATTTGAAAAACTTCAGACAATGGGGCAGCGTAACTCCGGGTCACCCGGAAGTAGACGTGGCTCGCGGTGTTGAAAACACATCGGGACCTCTTGGACAAGGACACACAATGGCTGTTGGTGCCGCCATTGCTGAGCGTTTCCTTGTAGCTCGTTTCGGCGAGTGGATGGCCCACAAAACATACGCATTCATCTCGGATGGTGGTGTTCAGGAAGAAATCTCTCAAGGAGCCGGACGTTTGGCTGGTCACCTGGGATTGAGCAACCTGATCATGTTCTACGATTCAAACGACATCCAGTTGTCGACTGAAACCAACGAGGTAACCAACGAAGACACTGCTAAAAAATATGAATCCTGGGGATGGAAAGTTTTGACCATCGAAGGAAACGATATTGAAGCAATCCGTGGTGCATTGCACGTAGCTCACGCAGAAGCTGACAAACCAACCCTGATCATTGGTAAAACAATTATGGGCAAAGGTGCTGTTACAGCTGAAGGTGCAAACTACGAACGTAAATGTGCTACTCACGGTATGCCGTTGGGTGAAGCTGGTGCATCACTGGAAAAAACCATCGTTAACCTTGGTGGTGATCCTGAAAACGCATTCGTTATTTTCGACGAAGTACAAGCGATGTTCGATGCCCGCAAAGCAGAATTGATCGCTGCTGCTGCCGAGAAAAAAGCGGCGCAAGCTGAATGGGCAAAAGCAAATCCGGAATTGGCTGCTAAATTCGAGAAATTCTTCTCGAAAGAAACACCTGATTTCGATTTCAGCAAAATCACTCAAAAAGCAAATTCTGCAACCCGTGCCGCTTCATCAGCTGTATTGGCTGCTTTTGCCGGTGAAGTTGAAAACATGATCGTTTCTTCTGCCGACTTGTCAAACTCAGACAAAACAGACGGCTTCCTGAAGAAAACAACTTCATTCAAAAAAGGTGATTTCAGCGGTTCATTCCTGCAAGCTGGTGTAGCTGAGTTAACAATGGCCGCTGTGATGAACGGTATCGCATTGCACGGCGGTGTAATCCCGGTTTGTGCAACCTTCTTTGTATTCTCCGACTACATGAAACCAGCAGCCCGTCTGGCCGGTTTGATGCAGTTACCAGTTAAATATGTATGGACACACGACGCATTCCGCGTGGGTGAAGATGGTCCTACTCACCAGCCGGTTGAGCAAGAAGCTCAAATCCGTCTGATGGAAAAACTGAAAAACCACCACGGACAAAACTCAATGTTGGTATTGCGTCCGGCCGACTGTGAAGAAACAACAGCTTCATGGAAACTGGCTTTGGAAAATACTTCAACTCCAACTGCGTTGATTTTGTCTCGTCAAAATATCACCAACCTGCCTTCAAAAGGAGATCGCTACAGCGAAGCTTTGCAAGCTGAAAAAGGTGCTTACATCGTAACTGATTGCGAAGGAACGCCAGATGTGATCTTGTTGGCCAGTGGTTCAGAAGTGAGCACATTGGTTGCCGGAGCTGAACTTTTGGGAAAAGACGGTGTGAAATGTCGCATCGTGTCTGTTCCTTCTGAAGGTTTATTCCGCTCACAAAGTGCAGAATACCAAGCTGAAGTTCTTCCTGCAGGTATCAAAAAATTCGGTATGACTGCCGGTTTGCCTGTAACTTTGGAAGGATTGGTTGGCGCTGATGGTAAAGTGTTCGGTCTGGAATCATTCGGATTCTCGGCTCCTTACACGGTACTGGACGAAAAACTTGGGTTCAACGGACAAAACGTCTACAACCAGGTAAAAGAATTGTTAGTGATGGCATAATTGCCCGATAACGATAAAGAGAAAGGCCGGATATTCCGGCCTTTTTTATTTCATTTCAGTGTCGATATTCGATTAACCAAAAACAACTTTCAGCCAGGCCTGGGCCATCAGCTGCGCGCCCGCCATCGATGGATGAACACCATCGGGAGACCAATAGGCAGCAGGTGCATGTTTCAATGCCTCTTTGAATAGTGTGTGGTAAGGTACCCAAGCTGTTTTAAATTCGTCGGAAATTCGTTTGGCAGCTTCGCGGTAAGGCGTAAACTCATCTTGCCAACCTTCGCCAATAGCAGTGCCGCCATCAATCGAAAAGGGTTCGCAAACGACCAGTTTTACATTGGGGAATGAATCCAAAGTTCGCTTCAGCAATGCCCTAAAGTCAGTCTCGTAAACCTCAACCGTACCATCGTATTTTCCGTTGCGCTTGTGCCAATAGTCATTCACTCCGATTAGAATACTCAGCAGCGCAGGTTTCAGATCCAGGCAATCCTCTTGCCAGCGATCTGCAAGCTGGTAAACCTTATTCCCGCTAATTCCACGGTTATAAATCTTCAATTGCTCTTCCGGGTTTTGTTCCAATATTGAAGCGGCTGCCATCAGGGCATAGCCGGTTCCAAAAGAACTTGCGTCGTTTGCAAGCTGGCGCTCCCGATTCCGCCCGGCATCGGTAATTGAATCACCTTGAAAAAGAATCACGTCACCAGTCGAAAGTTCTTCTGCTTTCTTCTTGGGCGAAGCGCTCACCGTTTCGGAAACAATCATCGGGATAGCAGCAATTCCCGCTGCCTGAACTGCAGAGCTCTTTAAAAAGCCTCTTCTCGAAAATTTCATAATCTATTGGTTTTACCAGCGTGTTCGCCGGGGGTGAATAAACTTTGCGTTTAAATTACTGATTAATTCCCGAACTCAGTTTCAATTCACTCAAAATGAAGGCACATCTTTCCTCCAACGAGCAAAGTGGAACATCAACCAGCCGGTATCCCAAATCATTGTACGTTTTACAAATCATTTCATGGATCCGACAGGCTTCGTCAAACGACTCGGTTCGAACTTCATCCTGAACATAGATTTCGTTCCAGGGAGGACAAATGAAAACAACCGGGAAATACTGATATTCCGAAGCCAGTGACTTTAATATTGCGGAGGGCTCGAAACCTCGAAACGAAGCAAAAGCGAGCTGATCCGGAATTCCCCGATCGACGAAAGCCCAATCCACGCCATCAACCGACTCCCAAAAGTCAATCCGCCGTTGGGAAACGGCCTGCTGAAACGCGCGCCTATTTTTCCAGGGTAAAGTCTCTCCCCCAGTTTCCATCTGCTCGCCGATTATTTCCCGAGCTGCTTCGCCACCGACCTGAAAACCTTTTACAGACAACGCTTCGATCAAACTTGATTTTCCAAATCCGGGACCTCCGGTTATCACTACAATGTTTTTTCGCATTTCCGATTTATTCCTGTCATGTAAATTTAATCTAAACTGCGACTTTTACCGACTAATTTAAAATCATTCTACACGGTAAAAACCACGAAAAAAAGACACCAAAATATCCGATTTTATAATCTTTTTAATACGAGCTACTTACAACCATCTCCCTTGTTTCTGAAATGAACAAAAAGCACTTAACTTATCACTTGACTTTCAATCGTTTAAAAAATTTAACAACTCACTATTACACGGAAAATAAATATTTTTTCTACATTCGCAGACAATATCGTGTACGAACACGATTTTTTTAACATGAATCCCGTGTACGAAAACGGAAGAATTAAAAAAATAAACCAAGAACATGGAACTGAATAGAACAAACGTTGAAAATGCTGCGAAATACCCAAGTCGCATCTTACAATTTGGAGAAGGAAACTTTTTACGTGCTTTTGTTGATTGGATCGTTCAAAAAATGAACAACGAGATCGACTTCAATGCAGGTATCGATGTAGTACAACCGCTTCCGAACGGAATGGTTGATTTGCTGAACAAGCAAGATGGTCTTTACCACGTTTACCTGAAAGGTATCAAAGAAGGTAAACCAGTAAAAGAATTTGAATTCATTCAATGTATTAATAAAGGAATCAATCCTTACACTGAGTTTGAAGTTTACAAAGCTGCGATCCTGAATCCGGAATTGCGTTTTGTTGTTTCAAACACAACTGAAGCTGGTATCAGCTGGGACGAAAACGACAAGTTGGATATGCAACCTCAAAACTCGTTCCCGGGTAAAGTTACTGCCCTGTTGTACGAACGTTTCAAAGCGTTCGAAGGTGCTGCCGACAAAGGTTTGATTTTCTTCACTTGCGAATTGATCGACCGCAACGGCGACATTTTGAAAAAATATGTACTGAAACACGCTGAAAACTGGAACCTTGGTGCTGACTTCATCAACTGGGTAAACACAGCTTGTGCTTTCTGTAACACACTAGTTGACCGCATCGTTCCCGGATTCCCGAAAGATGATATCAAGGATATTCAAGCTGAATTGGGTTACGAAGACAACCTGGTTGTAGTTGGCGAGTATTTCCACTTATGGGTAATTGAAGGTCCGGAATGGGTAGCTGCTGAATTCCCGGCTGACAAAGCAGGTTTGGAAGTGAAATTCGTAAAAGATATGACCCGCTTCCGCGAGCAAAAAGTTGCTGTACTGAACGGATGTCACACTGGTAGCTACGCAGTATCGTACCTGTATGGTATTGAAACTGTTCGCGAAGCTTACGAAAGTTTGGAAGTTGGTAACTTCATGAAAGAAATGGTTTACGAAGAAGTTCTTCCGGTATTGGACGGTACTGAAAAAGAATTGCAAAAATTTGCCGGCAAAATCCTGGAACGTTTCTCAAACCCATTCATCCGTCACCTGTGGCAAAGTATCGCTTTGAACGCGATGTCGAAATGGGAAACACGTAACCTTCCTTCATTGTTAGGTTTCGCTGAAAAACACGGCATGTTACCACAAAAATTGGTTTTCTCGCTGGCTGCAATGATTTCATACTTCAAAGGAGAAACTGAAGGAAATACTTACACCGTACAGGATGACCAATGGATTTTGGATTTCTACAAAGAAGCTTGGGCTGAATGCGACGGACGTCCGATTTCAATTTACCAATTGGTTGAAAAAGTATTGAAATTGGAAAAAGTTTGGAAACAAGACCTGAATAATGTTCCAAACCTGACATTGACTGTTAGTCACTACTTATTCCTGATTCAGCAAGTTGGTATGAAAAAAGCTGTCAAAGCAGTATTGGATGCCAACAACCCATTGATGAAAATCACGATCGAAGAAAAAGCTAAACAAGAAGTAGCTAATAATTAATAATCAATAAAAAATAAACGACCGGTAAAATGGCAAATTACATCAAAATTAACCCGCTGGACAATGTCATTATTGCGTTGAAGGATTTTAGCAAGGGAGAAATAATTGACTTGGAAGGCACACCATTAGAAATTCTGAACGATGTGCCCCGCGGGCATAAAATTGCTATCGCAGAGATTGCTGAAGGAAAAGACATCGTAAAATACGGCGCTCCGATCGGACACGCGACTTCTGCAATTTTACCGGGCGATTACGTGCACGTCCAAAACGCAAAAACCAACTTGTCGGGAACTATGTGTTACGAGTTCAACCAAAAGTTGAACGAGGTTGCCTACCAAAACCAATCGCTGACTTACAAAGGATTTAAGCGCAGCAATGGTAATGTGGGAATCCGTAACGAGTTGTGGATTGTTCCGACTGTGGGTTGTGTGAACGGACAGGCCGAACAGATTATTCAGCTTTTCAAAGAACAAAATAACCCGACAGACATCGACAACGTGCAGGTGTTTAAACACAGCTACGGATGTTCTCAGCTTGGCGACGACCACACCAACACCCAAAAAGCGTTGGCTCAATTAATCAATCACCCGAATGCCGGCGGCGTGCTGGTAATGGGATTGGGATGCGAAAACAACCAGATTGATCACTTGAAAAAATTCATCGGCGAGTATGATGCCAGTCGGATAAAATTCTTAGTTGCTCAGGATGTGGAAGATGAAGTAGAAGAGGGCCTGAAATTATTTCAGGAAATCTATGAGCAAATGCGTCATGACAAGCGCGAGGATGTACCATTCTCGACCTTGAAAGTAGGGTTAAAATGTGGTGGTTCCGACGGGTTATCCGGAATCACCGCCAACCCACTTGTTGGTGCATTCTCTGACTTCCTTGTTGCCCAGGGCGGTAGCACCATCCTGACTGAAGTTCCGGAAATGTTCGGTGCCGAGCACCTGTTAATGGAACGTTCGGAAACGGAGGAAGTATTCAACAAAACCGTCGACATGATCAACGGTTTCAAAGAATACTACCTGAAACACGACCTTCCGGTTTACGAAAACCCGTCACCGGGTAACAAAAAAGGAGGTATCACAACTTTGGAAGACAAATCACTTGGTTGTACACAAAAAGGTGGTGTTGCTACCGTTACTGACGTACTAGCATATGCAGAACCAATCAAAAAGAACGGTTTGAACCTGCTTTGTGCTCCGGGTAACGACCTGGTTGCTGCTTCTGCTTTAGGTTTCAGCGGTTGCCAGATTGTGTTGTTCACCACCGGTCGCGGAACACCGTTCGGTAGTTTTGTGCCAACATTAAAAATTTCTACTAACACACCACTGTCAGAAAAAAAATCAAATTGGATCGATTTCAACGCAGGTAGAATCGTTGAAGATCAAACAATTGATGAGACTTTAGTTGACTTCATTGCCGAACTAAAATCAGTGGCCGAAGGAAAAAAATTGAAACATGAATTGAGCGGTTTTAAAGAAATTGCTATCTTTAAAACCGGAATAACCTTATAACAAAGATATACCCCTCGGGTAGGGGTTGTTTAGTAGTAATTGAGTAGTAGTAGTAAAAAAGCCATCAAGATTCCTTGATGGCTTTTGTTTTGTATCTATCCCCTCTTTCAATCGTTTTTTTAAGGGCACAAAAAAACCGTTGAAGAAAACTCCAACGGCTTTGACTTATGCTTTCGTAAATTATTCTGCTAAAATCCGATCAGCCATCGCATTGGCAAGATCAATACACTGTTGGTATTTTTCAGCTTTCAGGGCTCCTTTTTCTTCCACCGGATCGGCAACCAGGTCCCAACCACAGCTGTCTGCAAATTTCATAAGGTTTTTAACACCGCCACCGTTCCATGCAAAACTTCCGAAAACGCCCAGCAAGTGATCGCGCACGCCCATGTGTTCAACTGTTGTAATCAGGTTTTCCACATTCGGGAACATCGCGTTGTTGTAAGCACAGCTACCAACAATAAATCCTTTGTAACGGAAGATATCGTTGATAATATAGGATTTGTGTGTCTTCGAAGCATCGTAAACACGGATATCTCTAATCCCGCGAACAGACAACTGGCGGGCAATAACTTCGGCCATCTTCTGCGTGTTACCATACATTGAACCGTAAACCACCACAACACCAGGTTCAGTCGTGTAGGTGCTCCACTTGTTGTAACGGCTAAGCACCCAATCCAGGTTGGTACGCCAGATTGGACCGTGAGTAGCTGCAATCATTTTAATATCCAGTGGCGACAATTTTTTGATCGCGCGTTGCGTATGCGGACAGTACTTACCAACGATATTGGTAAAGTAACGCATGATGTCGTCTTTGTAAAATTCGAGGTTGATCTCATCATCGAAAACACCACCGTCCAAAGTTCCGAAACTACCAAAAGCATCACCCGAGAAGAGGATTTTGTTGGTTTCTTCGTAGCTCACCATTGTTTCGGGCCAGTGAACCATTGGAATGGTTTGAAACTGAAGTTTTGTTTTTCCCAGTTCCAAAGTTGAGTCATCGTGTACTTCCA
This genomic stretch from Mangrovibacterium diazotrophicum harbors:
- a CDS encoding UxaA family hydrolase, which gives rise to MANYIKINPLDNVIIALKDFSKGEIIDLEGTPLEILNDVPRGHKIAIAEIAEGKDIVKYGAPIGHATSAILPGDYVHVQNAKTNLSGTMCYEFNQKLNEVAYQNQSLTYKGFKRSNGNVGIRNELWIVPTVGCVNGQAEQIIQLFKEQNNPTDIDNVQVFKHSYGCSQLGDDHTNTQKALAQLINHPNAGGVLVMGLGCENNQIDHLKKFIGEYDASRIKFLVAQDVEDEVEEGLKLFQEIYEQMRHDKREDVPFSTLKVGLKCGGSDGLSGITANPLVGAFSDFLVAQGGSTILTEVPEMFGAEHLLMERSETEEVFNKTVDMINGFKEYYLKHDLPVYENPSPGNKKGGITTLEDKSLGCTQKGGVATVTDVLAYAEPIKKNGLNLLCAPGNDLVAASALGFSGCQIVLFTTGRGTPFGSFVPTLKISTNTPLSEKKSNWIDFNAGRIVEDQTIDETLVDFIAELKSVAEGKKLKHELSGFKEIAIFKTGITL
- a CDS encoding FprA family A-type flavoprotein encodes the protein MHQVKLADNIYYLGYNDRRTNLFENIWPIPHGVSYNSYLIDDEKVALVDTVERAYIDDYLEDIDAILGGRPVDYLVINHMEPDHSGALRAIVMKYPNITLVGNKKTFGFVESFYMKPVNTLEVHDDSTLELGKTKLQFQTIPMVHWPETMVSYEETNKILFSGDAFGSFGTLDGGVFDDEINLEFYKDDIMRYFTNIVGKYCPHTQRAIKKLSPLDIKMIAATHGPIWRTNLDWVLSRYNKWSTYTTEPGVVVVYGSMYGNTQKMAEVIARQLSVRGIRDIRVYDASKTHKSYIINDIFRYKGFIVGSCAYNNAMFPNVENLITTVEHMGVRDHLLGVFGSFAWNGGGVKNLMKFADSCGWDLVADPVEEKGALKAEKYQQCIDLANAMADRILAE